One segment of Mus pahari chromosome 11, PAHARI_EIJ_v1.1, whole genome shotgun sequence DNA contains the following:
- the LOC110329235 gene encoding zinc finger protein 728-like produces MKDMLSFWDVVIYFSAEEWEYLGPAQWKLYRDVTLENYNNFVFLDLVSSKPYLVRFLEQIQEPSDVKSQADISMYSGGKCYTCKECGNIFVGKEVFQNHRIIHLGGKPYKCEECGKSFRFPSLLSQHKLIHTGEKPYKCETCNRAFHDPIKLFQHKIIHTKEKLYKCEVCGKAFNYSSRLLYHRRIHTGEKPYKCEVCGKAFHSSPLLYQHMGIHTGDKPCKCDVCGKAFRFPSLLLKHKICHTNQKPYKCKICGDFLRCQSSLHEHKLMHKGEKLYKCDICGKAFEYPSRLSKHKKIHTREKS; encoded by the exons gatATGCTGTCATTCTGGGATGTGGTAATATATTTCTCTGCAGAGGAGTGGGAATACCTGGGTCCTGCTCAGTGGAAATTATACAGGGATGTGACACTGGAGAATTACAACAACTTTGTTTTTCTGG ATCTTGTTTCCTCTAAGCCATACCTGGTCAGATTTCTGGAACAAATACAAGAGCCTTCAGATGTGAAGAGTCAAGCAGACATCTCTATGTACTCAG GGGGAAAATGCTATACGTGTAAAGAATGTGGCAACATCTTTGTGGGGAAAGAAGTATTTCAAAATCATCGGATAATTCACTTAGGAGGGAAGCCCTACAAGTGTGAAGAGTGTGGCAAGTCCTTCCGTTTTCCATCATTGCTTTCTCAACACAAACTaattcatacaggagaaaaacccTACAAGTGTGAAACATGTAACAGGGCCTTCCATGATCCAATAAAACTTTTTCAACATAAAATAattcacacaaaagaaaaactctATAAGTGTGAAGTATGTGGCAAGGCTTTCAATTATTCATCAAGACTTTTATACCATaggagaattcatacaggagagaaaccatacaagtgtgaagtatgtggAAAGGCCTTCCACTCTTCACCATTACTTTATCAACACATGGGGATTCATACAGGAGATAAACCCTGCAAGTGTGATgtatgtggcaaggccttccGCTTTCCATCATTACTTTTAAAACACAAGATATGTCATACAAACCAAAAACCCTACAAGTGTAAAATATGTGGAGATTTCCTCCGCTGTCAATCATCACTTCATGAACACAAGTTAATGCATAAAGGAGAGAAACTCTACAAGTGTGATATATGTGGCAAGGCCTTCGAATATCCATCAAGACtttcaaaacataagaaaattcaTACAAGAGAGAAATCATAA